A genomic stretch from Rubripirellula reticaptiva includes:
- the holA gene encoding DNA polymerase III subunit delta has protein sequence MTLIHAFEMLPAPPASVPDVVAVFGADASLRSWSMQALAAGGDVTQFDGETTKWADLRDDLATASLFDMGGGKRTIMVRGADKFVSDHRPELEKYLAKPGSASRLILDLESLASNTRIYKAILKDHMLVACGNSTDAKAGVTAATRRKFLTGYVAARHKTKIEKSAADALHEMLGDEIGMLDTEIAKLALYIDPAGKIEEALVRDVVAGWQGKTVWQITDAIAAGDAAEAIRQLDKLLSGGQRAIALLPQIAWSLRRLGMATALVEQRERSGRRIQLEDALSSAGFRRPSDIQQAKKQLLGIGRVRARQLLPWLLDADLRLKGTHSAEGRDRFLLEQLVMKLAKSAS, from the coding sequence ATGACGCTGATTCACGCCTTCGAAATGCTGCCCGCTCCGCCCGCGTCGGTCCCCGATGTGGTCGCCGTGTTTGGTGCCGACGCCAGCCTGCGATCTTGGTCGATGCAAGCGTTGGCCGCTGGCGGCGATGTGACTCAGTTCGATGGCGAAACGACGAAGTGGGCTGATCTTCGTGACGACTTGGCGACAGCATCGCTATTCGACATGGGCGGCGGAAAGCGAACGATCATGGTTCGCGGTGCCGACAAATTTGTCAGCGACCATCGCCCGGAACTTGAAAAGTATTTGGCCAAGCCCGGATCAGCCTCGCGACTGATCCTGGACCTCGAATCGCTCGCCTCGAACACGCGAATCTATAAAGCGATACTGAAAGACCACATGCTGGTCGCGTGCGGCAACTCGACCGATGCAAAAGCAGGTGTGACAGCCGCGACTCGGCGGAAGTTCTTGACCGGCTATGTTGCCGCGCGGCACAAGACCAAAATCGAAAAGTCGGCCGCCGACGCACTGCACGAAATGCTCGGCGACGAGATCGGCATGCTCGATACCGAGATCGCAAAACTGGCGCTCTACATTGATCCGGCTGGCAAGATCGAAGAAGCGCTTGTGCGAGATGTCGTCGCCGGATGGCAAGGTAAAACGGTTTGGCAGATCACTGACGCGATCGCCGCCGGAGATGCTGCCGAGGCAATTCGCCAACTCGACAAATTGCTAAGCGGTGGTCAACGAGCAATTGCGTTGTTGCCTCAGATCGCTTGGTCTCTAAGGCGTCTAGGCATGGCCACCGCGCTTGTCGAACAGCGTGAACGGTCAGGCCGCAGAATCCAACTCGAAGACGCCCTGTCATCGGCCGGCTTCCGACGTCCCAGCGATATTCAACAAGCCAAAAAGCAACTGCTGGGTATCGGACGCGTGCGAGCACGCCAATTGCTGCCGTGGCTACTCGACGCCGACCTCCGTTTGAAGGGAACCCACAGCGCCGAAGGGCGTGACCGGTTCTTGCTCGAACAGTTGGTGATGAAGTTGGCCAAGTCGGCGAGTTAA
- a CDS encoding suppressor of fused domain protein: MPRHWFLKTKHGKSDPITSKTLIRLVTAGKVKPASGISSDGIDWIKAEQIKGLPFPKDEPDRYWVRTRKGDAGPFTLPKLAKLVAAGRVKPAAMVSRDGKRWTQAQQFPGLPFPSPVQPPVSETPTAVQPTETIVATATTESLKLDIPANDTIEAEEPELQTPDTETVATETPELETPAAETNDRPGPLVRSAAAAVREAEFLCRFGAVGSIDRQADSSIAVQVHSANSMRPVTTIVTSGLSDYPMQASAGANSSRAELVLYTDDPKPESIQLLREIAESTIHQNDSIGYGSVYEHGSPIFPGTELDGCLFMIPNIPSDFAIRNAVAIEDQPLQLLWVVPTTSLERALIARQGVAVFCQWMDRFGHGLLINPRRSCLAAVARVTNY; encoded by the coding sequence GTGCCCCGACACTGGTTTCTAAAAACGAAACACGGAAAATCCGACCCAATCACGTCCAAGACGCTGATCCGCTTGGTGACCGCCGGCAAGGTGAAACCGGCCAGCGGGATCAGCTCGGATGGCATCGATTGGATCAAAGCCGAACAAATCAAGGGGCTGCCGTTCCCCAAAGACGAGCCGGATCGGTACTGGGTCCGAACTCGCAAAGGCGACGCGGGACCATTCACATTGCCCAAGCTTGCAAAGCTGGTTGCAGCCGGACGAGTCAAACCGGCTGCAATGGTCAGCCGAGATGGCAAACGATGGACGCAAGCCCAGCAATTCCCCGGACTCCCCTTCCCTTCTCCGGTGCAACCACCCGTCTCGGAAACGCCAACCGCAGTCCAACCGACCGAAACAATCGTTGCGACCGCCACCACCGAATCACTCAAGCTTGATATACCAGCTAACGACACGATCGAAGCTGAGGAACCGGAACTTCAAACGCCGGATACCGAGACCGTCGCCACCGAAACACCCGAACTTGAAACACCAGCCGCCGAGACAAACGACAGACCGGGACCGCTGGTCAGATCGGCTGCAGCGGCGGTTCGTGAAGCCGAATTTCTGTGCCGCTTTGGCGCCGTTGGATCCATCGATCGCCAAGCGGATTCCTCGATCGCCGTCCAAGTCCATTCAGCCAACTCGATGCGTCCCGTCACCACCATCGTGACCAGCGGACTGAGCGACTATCCGATGCAGGCCTCGGCGGGTGCGAACTCATCCCGCGCAGAATTGGTTCTCTATACCGACGATCCCAAACCCGAATCTATCCAACTGCTGCGTGAAATCGCCGAATCGACCATCCATCAAAATGACTCGATCGGGTATGGCAGCGTCTACGAACACGGATCGCCGATCTTCCCAGGAACCGAACTCGACGGCTGCCTGTTCATGATCCCCAACATCCCGTCCGATTTTGCGATTCGAAACGCCGTCGCCATCGAAGACCAACCGCTTCAATTGCTTTGGGTCGTGCCAACCACTTCGCTAGAACGCGCCCTGATCGCTCGGCAAGGCGTCGCGGTGTTCTGCCAATGGATGGACCGATTCGGCCACGGACTGCTGATCAACCCACGTCGCAGTTGCCTGGCCGCAGTCGCACGCGTGACGAACTACTAG